The Eriocheir sinensis breed Jianghai 21 unplaced genomic scaffold, ASM2467909v1 Scaffold1492, whole genome shotgun sequence genomic interval tTTACTCAATGTTTATAACCTGGATCTCGGGGCCGTAGTactagacatttcgccgcccaagttcacatatttgacaaggctttcgtaggagttgtgggcatttcctggagtagttttatgaccctggtggtagtttggcccttcttctgttccttgtgtagtgcggcgactaggcctgatgaGGGAGccccccataacccacttggccagtgaggtacctctttggccgactcggtaaggagtggttctcccgtcacactggtcgcgggttcaatcccaggcagccagcgaataccctctccttgtcttgattaatttcccttgtgtttcaatacacgcagaggatgTGTGGGATTATTGAGTCGTAGGAAAGATAAAATCAAAATCTCGAGGCATGAcacttgaacctaaagaaatactccTTAGAACCCAACtggtcccctctttgacctttagaaatacctagttgatgtgagaagcgaaaatgtcttatattaCCAACCTCAGAGTTGAATGGTTGTGAATTGGTCTGAGAAAATGCATTGGATGGTCTTTTCTTGTCCTGCCAACCTTTCATAGCTGCAAGCACTCTACTGTCcctcagagcacacacacacctatgcacaAACCTCAGCATATGATCGGAGGAGGCTAGACTGAACCCGGTGTGCCGTTTGAATCCTAAGCATGACTATTTTCTCTTCTAGTTTGGTCCTGAGTTAGTTATAGTGTTGTGTCTGCTGGTTATGACTCGGCAGTGGGGGATGAAAAGGCAAGTCctgctctctcagtctctctctctcttggcctaaAGCCTTACTAAAGTCTGTTCTCTTAAGtcagacccaagctgacaacataaacctaagtgtgtttgcaagctgtgtgctgactggctgctgctgtggcttccaagttttctttctctaacctctgtttgtgtttatctcacgcagcactttctgctaatctgcactgtgcttacgaacacgcttaggtttatgttgtcagcttgggtcagaattaagtgaacagactatagctgtGATATATAGGAATTGAGCTACACTTGTTGGCTCTTGTgtatgtgttggggtggaggttgtatgtgtgtgtgtatttacctagtgatATACAGGATGATTTACACTGGTATGGTCCTGTCTCCAAATTTCAGTTTATAAAGTTtaactttaaattcatgaatatttttagCTTGAACTCAATTTTCTCTATTTCCAAGGTCATTTTAGGTCACAATGTATCTGTGGggatctgtgtgtgtttgtgtgtgtctgcctgcttgtctgtttgtctgtttcctgTATGCATTTACTTAGTCATAGTATACAGGATTTTACCTAAGCTTGTGTTGACCTGCCTCCATATCTGCTTCCATACAACTGTACTTACTCtcataaattcatggatgttctCAGCTCTGTCTTCTCATCCAGACACTTGCCAGTATGAATCACTCCAACAGGGAAGTCAAAcctcataataatgatgataataataataatagtaataataataataataataataataataataataataataataataataataatagatggtatatgtatattttattttactcaacTATATCACAAACCTCCCATTATGGACCACTCTCAACAGGGAagccacaataataataataataataataatacataataataataataataataataataataataataataatacagtatatttattatactttattttaccATCTGGTGTTTCAGGGTGagatggaggtgtggccaggcctgtacacacacctcacctcccagctgatggccctggcgcagggcaaggtggtgctggtgctggaggtgtggccaggcctgtacgcacacctcacctcccagctgatggccctggtgcagggcaaggtggtgctggtgctggaggtgtggccaggcctgtacgcacacctcacctcccagctgatggccctggcgcagggcaaggtggtgctggtgctggaggtgtggccaggcctgtacacacacctcacctcccagctgatgg includes:
- the LOC126990206 gene encoding uncharacterized protein LOC126990206 — translated: MEVWPGLYTHLTSQLMALAQGKVVLVLEVWPGLYAHLTSQLMALVQGKVVLVLEVWPGLYAHLTSQLMALAQGKVVLVLEVWPGLYTHLTSQLMALARDKVVLVLEVWPGLYTRLNLPADGPGAG